From a region of the Babesia bovis T2Bo chromosome 1, whole genome shotgun sequence genome:
- a CDS encoding putative integral membrane protein has translation MEAYNALTSHMEENKHLGFNVHAYEFGNENHTEHERDHIRPISYNSDRNTVSNTCNTDIKCVSNDGLHSIRDTDSYKHEINDDKINVIRMRAEATNRSQISSLASMLSEKHNPNDRFVYNHIKVTEEGGSKNRHHRLDNNRTRYPPTPDTLNFVDDEQCISTVYTIVALGFMLLALLVPAIFHVCCQFRLYGSLSQIYERMKNPETSKIGGAYIQKGAQVLVDHIREFENFFFIGIFLYLCIQIIGFYVTQTRIRFYLWRLCLLSVELSKHEFLYGSKQRAVEHFSDYGKRIYRGQPQACRQTEKSLVKAFDEASSKFDNYHVDDIWNRITFLRCRMMLLRIYIPIFIHAAISIGTAAFVYDRRFRMYHRVPLAHPDIISNLYWYAAIQYEGFWCILAMFMINIVTWLYLCNINRHKILFGLLEEAQSQIRAIILDFSNKLAKDIWDNQMLLFSSTIYAMDSNKSNHQASYAPVRLETLSSQINFGNIASSDIKRPCLCHFLCLPDMEDTTQDVPSFIGRSPFEELHIPLLEPGFQDTHRGDIV, from the coding sequence ATGGAGGCGTATAATGCCTTGACATCTCATATGGAAGAGAATAAACACTTAGGATTTAATGTACACGCTTATGAATTTGGCAATGAAAACCATACTGAACACGAACGTGATCATATTCGACCAATTTCTTATAATTCAGATCGTAATACAGTATCTAACACATGTAATACTGACATAAAATGCGTATCTAACGACGGATTACACAGCATACGGGATACAGACTCATATAAGCATGAAATTAATGACGACAAAATAAATGTAATACGCATGAGGGCAGAAGCAACTAATCGGTCACAAATTAGCAGTTTGGCATCGATGCTCAGTGAAAAACATAATCCCAATGACAGATTTGTTTACAATCACATAAAAGTGACGGAAGAAGGTGGATCAAAAAACAGGCATCATAGGTTGGATAATAACCGGACACGTTACCCACCGACGCCGGATACATTGAATTTCGTTGACGATGAGCAATGCATATCTACCGTATATACTATAGTTGCTCTTGGGTTTATGCTACTCGCTTTGCTTGTCCCGGCAATTTTCCACGTCTGCTGTCAGTTCAGATTGTATGGGAGCCTGTCGCAGATATATGAACGTATGAAAAATCCTGAAACAAGCAAAATTGGGGGTGCTTATATACAGAAAGGAGCTCAAGTTTTAGTTGATCACATAAGAGAATTCGAAAACTTTTTTTTCATTGGGATATTTCTATATCTGTGCATTCAAATAATCGGTTTTTATGTGACCCAGACGCGTATTCGCTTCTACCTGTGGCGTCTATGTTTGCTCTCTGTCGAACTGTCAAAGCACGAATTTTTATACGGAAGCAAACAACGTGCTGTAGAACACTTTTCGGACTATGGAAAGCGCATATATCGTGGTCAGCCACAAGCCTGCCGACAAACGGAAAAAAGTTTGGTGAAAGCCTTCGACGAGGCCTCGTCAAAATTTGACAACTACCACGTGGACGACATATGGAATAGAATAACATTCCTAAGATGTCGAATGATGTTATTGCGGATATACATCCCAATATTCATACATGCGGCCATATCAATTGGAACAGCTGCATTTGTCTATGATAGGCGATTTAGGATGTACCACAGGGTACCATTGGCCCACCCTGACATTATATCTAATCTTTATTGGTATGCTGCTATACAATATGAGGGATTCTGGTGCATTTTAGCCATGTTTATGATTAACATAGTCACGTGGCTATATCTCTGCAACATAAATCGCCACAAGATCCTATTTGGGTTGCTTGAAGAAGCACAAAGTCAGATAAGGGCGATAATTTTGGATTTTAGCAACAAGCTAGCGAAGGATATTTGGGATAACCAAATGTTGCTATTTTCTTCTACCATATATGCAATGGATTCGAACAAATCCAACCATCAGGCATCGTATGCTCCCGTGAGGCTAGAGACTTTGAGCAGCCAAATAAACTTCGGAAATATTGCTTCCAGTGATATAAAACGCCCTTGTCTTTGTCATTTTTTGTGTCTACCAGATATGGAAGACACCACTCAAGATGTACCATCCTTTATCGGAAGATCTCCATTTGAAGAATTGCATATCCCTCTTCTGGAACCAGGATTTCAAGATACACATAGAGGAGACATCGTATAA
- a CDS encoding ribosomal protein L33, which produces MLLLSRIFYRCNSKRQLVRLNSCVNSGYVYLTHISPLKSRHRMALRKYDPRVNRHVVFYQTSIAGNKTKSTPPSQHSIKYARFTGKSTNMKPLIARIQRAYDYGRFNPFDKIYNRLVNTRGAVENRMG; this is translated from the exons ATGTTGTTGCTCAGCAGAATATTTTACCGCTGTAACAGCAAACGGCAACTTGTTCGATTGAATAGTTGTGTAAACAGTGgttatgtatatttgaCACATATTTCTCCGCTGAAATCAAGGCATCGAATGGCACTAAGGAAGTATGACCCGCGCGTGAATAGACATGT TGTATTTTACCAAACAAGCATTGCAGGAAATAAAACCAAGAGTACTCCACCCTCTCAACATTCCATTAAGTATGCAAGGTTTACAGGAAAATCTACAAACATGAAGCCTTTAATAGCAAGGATTCAACGTGCCTATGATTACGGGAGGTTCAATCCCTTCGACAAAATTTATAACCGACTGGTTAATACAAGAGGGGCAGTGGAAAATCGCATGGGATGA
- a CDS encoding Sad1 / UNC-like C-terminal family protein: MSILLTHKHKKRYVVQVIFCILTLYGCLRHIFNSYQSGYLSANSVKDAKRYNSKTVKGKPFDSQTFKLKVDFLSEDAGAIIVAQSKDISHLKSIQNDDPNSYLLAPCQKTDWFIISFPERISVKYVAFISNEYYASTYKTIRISRSSVYPSEKWHILAELETEMGQSEIFDLSLLCDKGGTKGCWTKYIKVEFLDYHRFEDNYYCSLTSMKVYGSTAVDLLESEITDDINPYKGTNVPYGQNTDKVTEIATIHIKEPSNDNKLQPGWPDNYSGRVVFGKSKRISKLVCPATITNKYDTIHVLLFKFMASLAKRKDLHGINHRLYPRMKRFIYEKDCGVRSLLSFWSNNALHHVTNCKSKTRCWKMLFHVQLPLDHTWFEKVIYRMIKQGWIKFKVPWTFRGILSTPILLCVRRYGFLGRFTCYYYFSYTSFTLTSNQKIVGYIPTRVPDLSFKCIYILFSDRKLKKVAPVSKKDISEVFNGHTFVKGTRMLIADDSISSIILSRDLCALTINAHMFQNADHMKYLMDLVLKSYVAYKDNVVSRVTKDLGLVRQIANSLDRSNTNFTRLHIDNMDGNHVGAKGDGSGGIWENIPDSNFISDQRIKAMKETKGHEHVLLQISERVKALENIVAEFRKKQDNSDVTLGSCLEHLQYVANKVQRRTYQTLNVTTYGRDIDSEFSKILNILGIKRYHIIYVDDLPRKPVFNKMLQERKIAGSFILQTVIVEKGSSAFNKLKGQCCHITGVVPKQNKGRCHVIIALIKLSKYMPILRRLQVLDCCRRFGCVCIRYNPPDSSYLVWLPHFSGADGTKIGCSLMGPLYSFIVSCSNHIFAPVIAFFEHISLAIFNIYTLFLCFFFFQAIWFYRERNTRVMIYEMSKHIKKLNHHTA, from the coding sequence ATGTCTATATTGCTTACACATAAACACAAAAAGAGATATGTAGTTCAGGTGATCTTCTGTATATTAACGTTATATGGGTGCTTAAGACACATATTTAATAGCTATCAGAGCGGTTATTTATCTGCTAATAGTGTGAAAGATGCAAAGAGATATAACTCTAAGACAGTTAAGGGTAAACCGTTTGACAGTCAGACATTCAAGTTGAAGGTAGATTTCTTATCTGAAGATGCAGGGGCTATCATTGTGGCACAATCCAAAGATATTTCACATTTGAAAAGCATTCAAAATGACGATCCAAATTCATATTTACTTGCTCCATGTCAGAAGACGGATTGGTTCATAATTTCTTTCCCCGAGCGTATTTCAGTAAAGTATGTAGCGTTCATCTCAAATGAATACTATGCTTCTACATATAAAACTATACGTATATCTAGGTCCTCGGTTTACCCAAGCGAAAAATGGCACATACTTGCAGAACTAGAGACGGAAATGGGTCAGAGTGAGATATTTGATTTATCCCTTTTGTGTGATAAAGGAGGGACTAAGGGCTGCTGGACTAAGTACATAAAAGTTGAATTTTTAGATTACCACAGATTTGAGGATAATTACTATTGTTCACTTACTAGCATGAAAGTATACGGAAGCACGGCAGTGGACTTGCTCGAAAGTGAGATCACTGACGATATCAATCCTTACAAAGGTACGAATGTACCATATGGCCAAAACACGGATAAAGTCACGGAAATAGCCACAATCCACATAAAAGAACCATCCAATGATAACAAATTACAACCAGGGTGGCCGGATAATTACAGTGGACGTGTCGTATTTGGAAAAAGCAAAAGAATCTCAAAATTGGTGTGCCCTGCTACAATTACTAACAAATATGATACAATTCATGTATTGCTTTTTAAATTTATGGCATCGTTGGCGAAACGTAAAGATCTGCATGGAATCAACCATAGGTTATATCCACGTATGAAAAGATTTATTTATGAGAAAGATTGCGGAGTTCGCAGTCTTTTATCATTCTGGAGCAATAATgcactgcatcatgttacCAATTGTAAGAGCAAGACTCGTTGCTGGAAGATGCTGTTTCATGTACAGCTTCCTTTGGACCACACTTGGTTTGAGAAGGTCATTTATAGGATGATAAAACAGGGATGGATCAAATTCAAAGTGCCTTGGACCTTTCGAGGAATTCTGAGCACACCAATTCTTCTCTGTGTACGTAGATATGGATTCTTGGGACGATTTACTTGTTATTACTACTTTTCATATACGTCATTCACGTTGACATCGAATCAAAAGATTGTTGGATACATTCCTACTCGTGTACCTGATTTATccttcaagtgcatctACATACTTTTCAGCGATAGGAAGTTGAAGAAGGTTGCCCCTGTCTCAAAGAAAGACATATCGGAGGTTTTTAATGGGCATACTTTCGTCAAAGGTACTAGAATGCTGATTGCGGACGATAGCATATCGTCCATCATACTTTCGCGCGACTTATGTGCCCTAACGATCAATGCACATATGTTCCAGAATGCTGACCATATGAAGTATTTGATGGATTTAGTTCTCAAATCATACGTCGCCTACAAAGATAATGTTGTATCCCGTGTTACAAAAGACTTGGGTTTAGTTAGACAGATTGCGAATTCATTAGATAGAAGCAACACAAACTTTACGAGATTGCATATAGATAACATGGATGGCAACCATGTTGGAGCAAAAGGAGATGGAAGTGGAGGAATATGGGAAAATATACCTGATTCCAATTTCATATCTGACCAACGTATAAAGGCTATGAAGGAAACGAAAGGCCACGAACATGTGTTATTGCAGATATCCGAGCGAGTTAAAGCATTGGAAAATATAGTGGCTGAGTTTAGGAAGAAGCAGGACAACAGCGATGTTACTCTCGGGTCATGTCTTGAGCATCTGCAGTATGTAGCCAACAAAGTTCAAAGACGTACGTACCAAACATTGAACGTGACCACGTACGGAAGGGATATCGATTCAGAGTTTTCCAAAATACTCAATATTTTGGGCATTAAACGATaccatataatatatgtggACGATCTTCCAAGGAAACCTGTTTTCAATAAGATGCTGCAGGAAAGAAAAATTGCCGGTTCATTTATCTTACAGACTGTGATTGTAGAAAAAGGATCATCGGCATTTAATAAATTGAAGGGGCAATGTTGCCACATTACTGGAGTGGTGCCTAAACAAAATAAGGGACGTTGCCACGTGATCATCGCACTCATAAAATTGAGCAAATATATGCCCATTTTAAGACGACTACAGGTTCTGGATTGTTGTAGACGATTTGGATGTGTCTGCATAAGATATAATCCACCGGATTCGTCATACTTGGTTTGGCTACCTCATTTTTCCGGCGCTGATGGCACTAAAATCGGATGCAGTCTAATGGGACCGTTATATTCATTCATTGTTTCATGCTCAAATCATATATTCGCACCTGTCATCGCATTTTTTGAACACATATCTTTGGCCAttttcaacatatataccctATTTTTGtgtttcttcttctttcaAGCTATTTGGTTTTATCGAGAAAGAAATACCAGGGTAATGATTTACGAAATGTCAAAGCATATCAAAAAGCTTAACCATCACACCGCTTAA
- a CDS encoding Sec63 Brl domain family protein, translating to MDSIVESYQSPYAGFPMHPFLLRYQIEDLPSSQGTGANVEELQDNYHDDAKRVEIQSADFGTLAWCSAICEQVCKERNLPQFEILGQLITMLNCDENVIAANLVDKLGFEYAEFITQVIQNRKNLLRQWEVQLDILSQDILRGRIAQDGIAEMQALLLRYTGKGIDYHRHNMLAGLNLISPDELMKSMEGQQRINTALGIPIYIPPKKDLNIEREYHECYDKAVIPPLSNPFVANENDLIRIDSLPQWAQKAFAGIEKLNTIQSMVYNTAFKTSQNMLISAPTGCGKTNVALLCALQNFESYFNGGEKNTKVVYVAPMKALASEVTGKFSKSLVDLGLRVREVTGDTQVPTSELGSIDVLITTPEKLDVITRNSYSTGTQSDDSFLTKVSCLIIDEVHLLNDTRGIVLETVVARILRLIESTQETRRIVGISATLPNWKDVAEFLRVAPEHAYHFGPEYRHVPLSQVFYGVKGKDITGTMYEICFDHIIQTLENGKQCIIFVHSRNETSMTANKLIEMIQESPSHQKLFQPNRDIYQRFHKQLKKSKHDNVERFAEYCMSIHHAGMVRRDRDVVENMFKEGLIKVLVSTSTLAWGVNLPANCVIIKGTFIGGLGVDRNINYLELTQIMGRAGRPQFDTSGTGVLITEHKNLNDYIKMQTEQLPIESHLHRHLENALNAEIVLGTVVDEADAVTWLRYTFLYVRMRKNALKYGIKSSNDGEIFNQLHKIVRDAAINLDRSKLIRYHEPSGEFASTDLGRIAARYYVDYETIYNFAVSLNAEISAPTQPVADNKDNTEQSSQPPRPLITDEYILERVCECKEFENLMYRNDELEELSDLMRHSIFKPTRGLNHITTKISLLIEAHINRTYIKSSSLISDMNYIIQNIGRLLLAYFEVSMSETVCAPPIGNLIYKWALMFERQIWDVKLRPLNVLYHFCRPYHAMYDRAKMQSSKLPTLSEGTATRLSTYNLESLMDLTHSEFSQLVKSRSEASAVESFLGFVPYPQIIPSSRPITSCITEVNVKITLKNNWSTRWNGKNEIFYIWLCSEECILNKSKVMLNCNKTSATVDMFVPQREDDTYFILKVFSSKWLGLSFEQQLRTKRLAYVEEGYTKLLKLWPMPTKALCDKFDYQHKYFNPLQTQMLSYCLYHDDNLLVGAPTGSGKTVVAELAMFRLWRTQVCKKVVYIAPLKALAYERLKDWNKKFGMFKKVVEVTGDSRTSVKEIVNSDVIVTTPEKWDGISRHWKTRKYVRSVGLIVIDEVHLLGESRGAVLEAIVSRLCFISKFTQSNTRLVCLSTALANPGEIADWISVSSTKVFNFSPAVRPVKCHLYIDGFPLKAYCPRMNSMNRPAFSTIMRHDISAPVLVFVSSRRQTRTTARDFVSLLQVKSLRWTNIDISARPFIDENLNVFVEHGIGIHHAGLHDSDRIRIEEMYLKGEIKVLIATATLAWGVNLPAKIVIVKGTEYYDGKTKKYADYSVTDILQMVGRAGRRVFDKEAYAYVYTESRKVDFYKAFMFSPFPAESSFHERLLDSMNSEIASGTIANKAQGLQYLKNTFFFKRLKKNPQYYLNIDLFNGYEGELAIEDLTNWVISKCVEKLNELGCISTKSTATSVYNDDNVFIPSIIGILASQYYISCETMANIMSSLSDNTYYDSVSKILRIISNAKEFGEVPLRHNEDVYNMQLSADAVMPIAPAEASNPHAKTFLLLQARLFKLKMPIFDYNNDLKSVMDQLPRIFQAFIDLMACYRNFKNIEYAMMIYKHLVIQSNLFDPILDFNDRSTIEARVVNVRSNSTLPMSNISKRDKWCRYEMGDIKEIDIVVTVDNLTNTNDMYYLTLSNIYSNALYGFKKITLPGDFSFRIKLGGARGHLVIRIVFTSCSSSTVDQQKVLVLSNN from the exons ATGGACTCGATAGTGGAATCCTACCAAAGCCCTTACGCAGGGTTTCCTATGCACCCGTTCTTATTAAGATATCAGATTGAAGATCTACCCTCATCACAAG GAACAGGAGCAAATGTTGAAGAATTGCAGGATAATTATCACGATGATGCTAAAAGAGTGGAAATACAATCAGCCGATTTCGGAACATTGGCGTGGTGTTCTGCTATATGCGAACAGGTCTGCAAAGAGAGAAATCTCCCCCAATTCGAAATATTGGGACAACTAATCACCATGCTAAATTGCGATGAGAATGTCATCGCGGCCAACTTGGTAGATAAGTTGGGATTCGAGTATGCAGAGTTTATAACACAAGTCATACAAAATCGAAAGAATTTATTACGTCAATGGGAAGTACAACTAGATATACTAAGTCAGGATATACTTAGAGGTAGAATCGCCCAGGACGGTATTGCAGAGATGCAGGCACTTTTGCTCCGGTATACTGGCAAAGGCATTGATTACCATCGACACAACATGTTAGCAGGACTTAATTTGATAAGTCCAGATGAGCTTATGAAGTCCATGGAAGGGCAACAGCGCATCAATACTGCATTGGGTATacctatatacatacctccTAAAAAAGACCTAAACATCGAGCGGGAGTATCATGAATGCTATGACAAAGCAGTCATACCTCCCTTATCTAACCCCTTTGTAGCA AATGAAAATGACCTGATAAGAATCGACTCTTTGCCTCAGTGGGCTCAAAAGGCATTCGCAGGAATTGAAAAACTCAATACCATACAGTCTATGGTATACAATACAGCATTCAAAACTTCACAAAATATGTTGATATCTGCACCTACAG GTTGTGGAAAGACCAATGTAGCGCTTCTCTGCGCCTTGCAGAATTTTGAATCCTACTTTAACGGTGGAGAGAAAAATACTAAGGTAGTTTACGTAGCTCCCATGAAGGCACTAGCATCGGAGGTCACAGGCAAATTTTCAAAATCTTTGGTAGATCTGGGTCTCCGAGTTAGAGAAGTGACTGGAGATACACAGGTCCCAACCTCAGAGCTGGGGAGTATAGATGTGCTTATTACAACACCAGAAAAATTAGATGTAATAACTCGGAATTCGTACAGCACGGGCACGCAATCTGATGACTCATTCCTCACGAAGGTTAGCTGCTTGATCATTGATGAAGTTCACCTCCTTAATGATACCAGAGGCATAGTTTTGGAGACAGTAGTGGCACGTATATTAAG GTTGATTGAGTCTACACAGGAAACTAGAAGGATTGTAGGAATATCCGCCACCCTCCCTAACTGGAAGGATGTAGCCGAGTTTCTACGCGTGGCTCCGGAGCATGCCTATCATTTCGGGCCCGAATATAGGCACGTGCCTTTGTCACAAGTATTCTATGG TGTTAAGGGCAAGGACATTACCGGGACAATGTATGAGATCTGTTTTGACCACATTATTCAAACACTAGAAAACGGGAAGCAATGTATAATTTTTGTACATTCCAGGAATGAAACTTCAATGACAGCTAACAAGTTGATTGAAATGATACAGGAATCACCGAGTCATCAAAAACTATTCCAGCCAAACCGAGATATTTACCAACGATTCCACAAGCAGCTGAAAAAATCTAAGCATGATAATGTTGAACGGTTTGCTGAATATTGCATGTCTATACACCATGCTGGAATGGTGAGAAGGGATAGAGACGTAGTCGAGAACATGTTCAAAGAAGGCCTAATAAAGGTACTAGTATCAACTTCAACGTTGGCTTGGGGAGTCAACCTGCCAGCGAACTGTGTCATAATAAAGGGTACATTTATAGGGGGATTGGGAGTGGACCGGAACATCAATTACCTGGAACTCACACAAATAATGGGAAGAGCTGGAAGGCCACAATTCGATACGTCAGGTACAGGTGTTCTCATTACGGAACACAAAAATCTGAACGATTACATAAAGATGCAAACCGAACAGTTACCCATAGAGTCCCACCTCCATAGACATTTGGAAAATGCATTAAACGCCGAAATTGTATTAGGCACGGTGGTAGACGAAGCTGATGCTGTTACGTGGCTTAGGTATACATTCCTTTATGTTAGGATGCGCAAGAATGCTCTTAAATATGGAATTAAGAGTAGTAATGATGGGGAAATATTCAATCAGCTTCATAAAATAGTGCGTGACGCTGCAATTAACCTGGATAGATCCAAGTTGATTAGGTACCATGAACCTTCAGGGGAATTTGCGTCTACTGATTTGGGACGCATCGCAGCGAGATATTATGTCGACTAtgaaactatatataactttgCTGTATCTTTGAATGCAGAAATAAGCGCTCCCACACAACCAGTGGCTGACAACAAAGATAACACAGAGCAATCTTCTCAACCGCCGCGCCCACTGATAActgatgaatatatactagaAAGGGTGTGTGAATGTAAAGAGTTTGAAAATCTTATGTATCGCAATGATGAACTGGAAGAGCTATCGGACCTCATGCGCCATAGCATTTTCAAGCCTACACGAGGGTTAAACCATATAACGACCAAAATAAGCTTGCTTATAGAGGCACATATCAACCGAACGTATATCAAGTCTTCGAGCCTCATTAGCGATATGAACtacattatacaaaatatagGCAGGCTACTGTTGGCTTACTTCGAAGTTTCCATGTCAGAGACCGTATGCGCTCCTCCTATAGGTAACCTGATATACAAATGGGCCTTAATGTTTGAGCGTCAAATATGGGATGTTAAATTGCGACCATTAAACGTCTTGTATCATTTCTGTAGACCATATCATGCAATGTATGATAGGGCCAAAATGCAATCCAGCAAGCTGCCAACACTATCAGAAGGCACAGCAACAAGGCTCTCAACATATAATTTAGAGTCACTAATGGATCTAACACACTCAGAGTTTTCGCAGTTGGTGAAATCGAGAAGTGAGGCATCTGCAGTTGAAAGTTTTTTAGGTTTTGTGCCATATCCACAGATTATACCTTCCTCGCGTCCAATAACATCGTGTATAACCGAGGTAAACGTTAAAATCACGCTGAAAAATAACTGGAGCACGCGCTGGAATGGGAAAAACGAAATTTTTTACATTTGGTTGTGCTCCGAAGAATGCATTCTGAACAAGTCCAAGGTTATGCTGAACTGTAATAAAACGTCCGCCACCGTAGATATGTTTGTGCCTCAACGTGAAGATGATACATACTTTATCCTTAAGGTATTTTCAAGTAAATGGTTGGGATTGAGCTTCGAACAGCAATTGCGTACAAAAAGGTTGGCTTATGTGGAAGAAGGTTACACTAAACTCCTGAAGCTGTGGCCCATGCCTACGAAGGCATTGTGTGACAAGTTTGATTACCAACACAAATACTTCAACCCTCTTCAAACACAAATGCTTTCCTATTGTCTTTACCACGATGACAATTTGCTAGTAGGGGCACCTACCGGTTCGGGTAAGACTGTGGTTGCCGAACTGGCCATGTTCAGACTGTGGCGCACTCAAGTTTGTAAAAAggtagtatatatagccCCTTTAAAGGCACTAGCCTATGAAAGACTCAAGGATTGGAACAAAAAATTCGGAATGTTCAAAAAAGTAGTTGAGGTAACTGGAGATTCAAGAACCAGTGTTAAAGAAATTGTAAATAGCGACGTGATAGTCACTACGCCTGAAAAGTGGGATGGCATTTCAAGACACTGGAAAACGCGTAAATATGTCCGATCGGTAGGCCTTATAGTTATAGATGAAGTACACCTTCTTGGCGAGAGTAGAGGTGCCGTTTTAGAAGCTATTGTAAGTAGGCTCTGTTTTATATCTAAATTTACGCAAAGTAATACGCGGTTGGTGTGCTTGTCTACTGCTTTAGCCAATCCTGGAGAAATTGCTGATTGGATCTCTGTTAGCTCGACAAAGGTATTCAACTTCTCACCAGCTGTTAGACCAGTGAAATGCCACCTATATATAGACGGGTTTCCACTAAAAGCATATTGTCCAAGGATGAATTCTATGAATAGGCCAGCTTTTTCCACAATTATGCGTCACGACATATCAGCACCAGTTCTTGTATTTGTTTCATCAAGGAGACAAACAAGGACTACTGCCAGAGATTTCGTAAGCCTACTGCAGGTTAAGTCATTAAGGTGGACcaatattgatatttcGGCGAGGCCATTTATCGATGAAAACTTGAACGTTTTTGTAGAACATGGAATCGGAATACATCATGCCGGACTGCACGACAGCGACCGCATACGTATAGAGGAAATGTACCTCAAAGGGGAAATCAAAGTATTGATTGCAACCGCAACACTTGCATGGGGAGTGAATTTGCCGGCTAAAATAGTTATTGTTAAAGGTACTGAATATTATGATGGGAAGACAAAGAAATATGCGGACTACTCTGTGACGGATATCCTGCAG ATGGTGGGAAGAGCTGGCAGAAGGGTTTTTGATAAGGAAGCATATGCATATGTATACACGGAATCTAGAAAAGTGGACTTCTACAAAGCTTTCATGTTCTCACCCTTTCCGGCGGAGTCTTCGTTTCATGAACGCCTACTAGACAGTATGAATTCTGAAATAGCATCTGGAACTATTGCAAATAAAGCCCAGGGACTACAATATCTTAAAAATACTTTCTTCTTCAAAAGATTGAAAAAGAATCCGCAATATTACTTGAATATAGACCTATTTAATGGCTATGAAGGGGAATTGGCTATCGAAGATTTGACAAATTGGGTAATCTCCAAGTGCGTGGAGAAACTTAATGAACTTGGGTGTATATCTACTAAATCTACTGCCACATCTGTATATAACGATGACAACGTCTTCATTCCTTCTATCATAGGAATTCTAGCATcacaatattatatatcttGCGAAACTATGGCCAACATAATGTCATCACTGTCAGATAACACGTACTACGACAGTGTATCCAAGATATTACGAATCATCTCTAATGCAAAGGAGTTTGGAGAAGTACCTTTGAGACATAACGAGGATGTATACAATATGCAACTATCAGCGGATGCTGTAATGCCCATAGCACCTGCTGAGGCATCCAATCCTCATGCAAAAACATTCCTATTACTACAAGCAAGGCTTTTCAAACTAAAAATGCCAATATTCGACTACAACAACGACCTTAAATCCGTCATGGATCAATTGCCACGTATATTCCAG GCTTTCATTGACCTTATGGCATGCTATCGCAATTTCAAGAATATAGAATATGCaatgatgatatacaaACACCTGGTCATCCAAAGCAATCTTTTTGACCCGATATTAGACTTCAACGATCGTTCAACCATCGAAGCTAGAGTAGTGAATGTGCGATCGAACTCCACGTTACCTATGTCCAATATCTCCAAAAGAG ATAAGTGGTGTCGTTATGAAATGGGTGATATCAAAGAAATTGACATTGTTGTGACTGTAGATAACCTAACGAATACAAATGACATGTATTATCTAACACTCTCCAACATCTACTCAAACGCTTTATACGGATTCAAGAAGATTACTCTACCTGGGGATTTCTCTTTCAG AATTAAGTTGGGAGGAGCAAGAGGTCACCTAGTGATCAGAATTGTCTTTACGTCTTGCAGCTCATCCACCGTTGATCAACAAAAGGTTTTAGTATTATCTAATAATTAG